TACGCTCGGATATTTTCTAGCAAACAACAAGCTGTGTGTATCCTgcattatttacaaatgtttgaTCATTTCAGAATAAATGAAGGCGCAGTCAGGTAAACTTTTGCCACTTGTTCTAGTATCAATTAAAATGCATACGATTGCGATTCATAAATGAGAAGATATTCGTATCGATAGACATAAAATACGCAAAGCAATCTTATTGTACGAGGATTACTGCATTATGTGTAAAGTGTATGTACTCACCGATCATAAGCGATGTATCccttttaacaattttgtacACATTATTGCAAATATTGTCTATTAGTGAAGATAGCCAGTTGCTGCAACTGAATACTCTgtcagttattttaaatgtatcgtTAATATCCGATCCATACGCCGTGTTGATGTTTCTATTTAACAAAAGTACAACGTACagctaaaaacaaaacaccgTGTTCACAATATCTCtttaacacaataaaatattaaaggttCTTGTCCTTATGTTCAACGAACCTCAGCCgcaaattaatatcaaattaatctTATCTATGAATTTGAAAGtagcttttaaaaaatgtctcgTAACTTAGGCCTcgtaaaagtaatgaaatttaaaatatatacgagtattaaaaattaccaaaaaatatataaattcgtTGTGCcatctctttaaaaaatatgctagtgaacaaataacatttttatttttctcgcttttataaatactaatatatacatataataatacaaattattgacGATATAAACatgtaactaataaatatttgtctagaatatgtttgtttattgagCTAAGCGATATCAACAACTGTTGTCTATTTTTAGAGTCGTTCTAATTATGGTGATAGTGGTACAACAACATTGGAAAGTATTAGATATTGTTTACGTTCTATGTATTTCGTGCTTAATcgatgtttttattgtttgccATGAACCAGATTAAAGATggccttttttaattaattttctcgtattgttttttttactagtcAAAAATAGgcgaaaaattattataaaggctatttacattattttggatAATTTATATCGGTGTTATTTATCAAGTGATTTAAAAACACGCGtataattagtatttaaattgagaaaataacaaaaaataaatacatgcaAAACAATCcagtatacaaatataaattatgtaaacaatGCACATTTAAACTCACTAACACAATCACAAAAttcattctattttaaaagctacaaaaacaataataagtaaaaaaaaaattatacgtacgatatatttaacatccatttgaaacttttttttattttaactattagcACAATAAATGGTTGGTCTGGTTAACAGTAACCTGATGAATGAAGCTACATCGACGATGTCGTTCTAAAAATAAGTTCACTCTGGTCCATAGTACGGAATTACTTAAAACTTACACCAATAAtatcatttacaaaatatcattACGATAAGATTAATGATAACTCTTAACAATACGTGATTTACAAttcattcattattaaataaataatactaataattaattaaatatttctcagtatcatttaaattaatgtaatatcaataattattcaaaagaaatcaGTTAAATGTGCTtcgtaaacattatttttaattgtaattgtatgaagcaaaatatgttttttatgttatatatttagatataatacataaaaacaaacttttttttaatttcatgaaaacaaaatattttacttgataAACTTTTGACttttgaaaacttttattagtGATCGGAAACCATTTAGATGTGTGCAATTACATTTAACACAAATACATataactagcagttgcccgcaaCTTTGTCCGCGCAAAATTTATAgtagaaaataatagaaaaatctagtaataaatatagcctgtGACatccggggatagtgtagctttccaacagtgaacaattttttaaatcgattccGTAGGTTTGAAGCTTACTCAATGCAAacaagcaaataaaaaaacaatcaaatcttttctctttacaCATATCCTTCCTTCTTTTCGAAACAAACGTGCGGTGGTCGGtctatgaattatatttacggCAGGTGGACTCCATGTGAATGTGCAAACAATTTGTGTTGGCTTATACAATATCCATATAAACGTTCACCCGCCTTTAGGGGATGAATTACATAAAAGCCTTTTACAGTGCTCCTCTATGTAGTAATAAAAtcccataggcaaaacatcAAGTCTCTAGGCCTCGCATCAACGTTGCGCtgtgacaaataaatattgatacgAAATTTGACCTCCCTTTTTAGATcttaaagtaaacatttgtaaaaagcCTATGACGAAGTAATTATTTGTGTTGAAAAGCATTTATCTCAATTTTCATGAAATTCAGCCGAAGGATTAACGTTTCTCCACATAAACTTCGGACACCAATTTTCGACATTTAGGGGATTAATTTCGTCAAATCCTTTCTTAGTGGACGCCTACTTCGTAAAAGAAACCTGTatgcaacattttaaaatctgtGGACCCAGACTTTTTGGCTATACGTTGATAGTtgaccgtgggtttctgagtccaaaatctctgtataatcCTCTCGTCATCTCTGTCACTATTTTTCCTGACAACGATTTGTTTCAAATGGAGATTTTAATCACAGATAACGACAGTGAGTCAGTCAGTTtagtcttttatatatatagataacttcTTATCACACTGACATAGctctttaaatataatgataatttGGATGACAATATGTCACGGAGTTTGTTACATAATTGTGTCACGAATAGATATCGTCTTCAAACTACGAGTAGTAGAGTTGATAATCCGAATTAATGGAGACAAGCAAATCTTTCTGCCGCACTCAAAGTTGTAAAATcaagatttaatattataaatcttcTTTAAGAGTTCgcttattaacaaattaactaaataaaaaacgtaatttttttaaatcgaatcATGAACAATTATAGGTACGtagtttatcaataaatagtCAGGCGTCGTGTCTGTGTTATTACGtgatattcttaaaaatattttcttccaTGTTATCCGATCGAActtttagtataataaaaacaatttgtttaaaaatatttaaacaaccGCTGTGACCCGGGATCAACAATGTGTTTGTCCCACAAACGGTTATCTCGCCTCTATTTGTCTCAAAAACGTTTATGAAATCCTGAGAAAGTAAGATTGTTGCCAACCGAGTAGAATAATAAAGACATGCATACAAGTAGCACTGGAAATTTACTAGGTTCTGTGACATATTTTGCCACGATGCCACAATTTACTGCTTACCACTATAGGGTACGGACGAGTAAAAAAACTTccagtaaaaatgttttgataaatttcttaaaaaacgACAACCCTTGTGGCTATAGCTTGTATTTTTACCTATAAAGTAACgaattgattttgaaaaaaaaaacattaaaaatctttcttattattaattttgtttgtcaaCACTTCGTTTTTTggttaaaagatttattccTTTATTTAGCTTTAGGAAtagaaagaaacaattttaatgttattgtaattaaaaaaacacgaaaTTATCGATTGTAAGTTCTATCTGAATAACCATCGAACCACGGAAAAATTTTACTCAACCCATCTCTAATGAATTGTGAAACTAATTCAGAATTCAATAGACTAACTATAGTTAACAAACTACAGTTTGTTCGATagctatgttttcttttaattggtgacaaaaatattaatctaagATAAAATAGGGAAATTCGTGTGGATGTCGCAAAATCCATACTACCAtagttattaaacaaataaggTACCTTAGTCAGGGACCTAAATTCAAGTATTAACATGctgttttaataatcttaaaagttaataaatttaacagtaGAAGACCCCagcaacaaaaacatttattgacgGAATTGGCCGGCTCCACCACGTACACCGTACaccaataccacgaccacacagagtACAGTTGTGAAGTTgaagcaattctgcgtttcgtctaatgagtgtgcgtgacggtggcctaattttagtcccctttctCTGTCCACCCTTTTCCTATAATGAAAGAATGGGAAATGGAattggatttgacggaggaggagatgcataggaaaggAATATATCCTTTTCCCGTGTGTCCCCTCctcgattaaaggtaagcaacgcatctcCAATTGCATATGTCTATGgtcagcggtcgcttcgctatttcggcttCAGGTGGCCGGTAGcgcgtttgccaccttatgatataaaaaaatgaatcaaTATGCATTGTACAATGagatctataaaatatataccagacgggaaaaaataatataatctgtCCATTTTCAACAATAATAAGCTACCACTGagaaaaatgttacattgCGGAGAAGCTTGGTccattgaattaaaaagaacacaCACAAATGTAGACAAAATTTAATCCAGTATCTTGAGAAATTActagaaaatagtaaaatttgcATAAGTACTTTGTTTACTGTGACTGATTTCCACATGTATAGGAAACAcgtctaaaaaataaattattacagttaAAGTGGGTGCGTTGCGGGCACATAGCAACAGGGCACTATCGCGAGGGTGATAGGTGAGAGATAGGCCGGAAGACTCGCTGTacgaataaactaaaaatacagGGTCAAAGGTCATTGTTTACTTGTTTACTTCGTAGTTTTTCGATACGAAAAggacattaaattaatcataaactAAACTATGATAAATATGTGGCGGTGtgctattatttttagtaaaaaaaatcataactttggaaaattatttaatgattaatgCACTTTTACAATCTTCGACTTTACTTACTCTTTGCATATAGTAAATTATCCATTGTAAATTGTTGTTTACGAGTTATAACTGGATTTTCCATTCTTCAAATAATGTATAAACTCAGAGGATCTCatacaaaattcaattttcaatGATATTATCTTATATTAGAGATACTATAGTTTCATGTTCTAACgctaataaatatcaaaaactaataaaattatagatacCTCTACACCTCGGACTATACCTATTTAACACTCCGAGGAAGTTTTGAAACCATTTTGGACGAATTGAAACCAATTATCAAACCAACAATATCGTAAAATTTTGTAACCTTCCATAATGGAACCCACAGagacaattaaaaatagacttGTCATTGAAATATGCCCGACATCTCCTCtagtagatttatttaatcatcATTGTAGAATTGACCTAAccttaattttgttgttgtttttcagTTTATCGATACACTGAGACATCCCTCGTGGCCGGCGCCTGATACTGCCAAGTCATAAACAAGTCATTGCAAACGCCTGTCGCGTGGGTAAGCAACTAACTTTTAGATAAACTATTAACAAACACAATTAGATGTCAGTTTGTCTGTTTGAATGTTGACTACGTTGAGGTACGTGGTTAAGTAGAATAgtacaaatgaaatttatattggTCGTTTAAAGCGACCTaatcaaatttgaaaattaaatgtatcatatgtaatttataaagtatacCCTTGCGTTTCCTCACCGAGGCGCACATAACCTCTGCGGTGGACACATCGTATCTATCCTGCCCAGGATACAAATGAGAGCATTTCTTTTTCCCCGGATGGGATGTGGGTTTACCATAGGAGATCTGCTCCCGTCGCCTTAGCCTTCTTGAAGGAAGGCACCTATCGAACTTTGTGATGGCAGCTTTCCTTCGTCAAAATTGTGGTACTTGGCGAGTTTAATGCCCACCACGATCACGAATGGCTTGGGTCTCATACGATACGACCACGCGGAGAAATCGGTCTATGACTGGCCTATCATATGATCTAACGTAGCTAGTTACCTCGCCCACGGGAATCCCAGATGTGGAAGATCTGGACAGCTACTCAGTTTCCATTGAGCCTTGAGGAACTACAGTGCCTAGCTCGCGTCGCCCACGGTTCATACCGGATGGCCACCGCCGATTGCGGCACTACAGGTCAGGAGAGTAGGTTGAAATGCGGTGCTTTTTTATATCCTACCCATAAGAGCTAGTTTACTTCAAGCTGGACGACCCCAATGCTGTTGCCGATTGTGTCGCTGATGTGGTACTTCAGGGAATGGAATTATTTATTCTGGCATCTGTCATCATGTAAATTATCTGCAAGCTACAAACAGGACTGTTATCGAGCCTGGACTGAGGTGTAAGCGGCTAGGGAAGGCCAGCCCGGCCTGCTCAAAAAAAGTACAACTTTGCCTCTAGGGCCTTTAAAAGAGTTATTGAAAAGGCAAAGACCCAAAGGTCTGTGTATTGTCTTCCACCTTGTTTTTTCTAAGTATCAATGCTGCAAATAAGCAACATCCATTATTCTGCAAACGATAGCACCGGTGATGCGTTGTACACAGCCAACATGAATGTTTCTCGGAGCCAATGAAAACTAGACCAAACTGGATACCCTATTGGGGTCGATGAAATCTTGTTGATTTTTATCCCAAAAAGATACAAGTTAACgctattacaaataaaaagatcccttatttgtagataaaaataaccgAAGCatttgttatgtatgtataaatttgaaatcaaGTCCGATATCGATAGGTTATTCattgaaacattttgttttgattcCTGCTGTATTGAGTGTGACCTACTTCTCTTTAATCGCATCGagcaataacaatttaattgataattaaaactattaacaaATCATTgcgtttgttttgtatttttttacattcattgATTACGAAcacttattttgaaataagtaaagtttttatgtcaattaaaatcatttattggATAAAATTAGGTTGACTCCATAGagtctaattttagtttttagtagttttgtagacgtttaaattataattaattcaacCAACAGTAAATCATAGACTCACTAAACAACAGCTAGTGATTGTTGTTATGGTACAATGCAACTATATAGAATGACGTCCTAAAAAACTGATAATATTGGTATTAAGATGTTTAAAGTATCCATAATTCGTTGTTGGAATGTTTTAGGAATCATTAAATAGTATGCCTGTCACCAAGCAaacgaaatgaaaattaaaaccaaATAATATCTAAGTACtcctgtttaaataaataaaacatttggcATGTTCATCAAGAcgtaaattactttattagcAAGAGAATTCGTACAACCGCATCGACTTTCGCAGCTAAGCTGTTTACTGAAGAAACATTTATCGAatctatttgaattatttttgctCCAACATAAATCAACTAACATTGCTAGAAAAAATATTCCCCTTCTTCGTTCTGTAACATTCTATTATAGTTTCTTCTgacaa
The Papilio machaon chromosome 8, ilPapMach1.1, whole genome shotgun sequence DNA segment above includes these coding regions:
- the LOC106720686 gene encoding uncharacterized protein LOC106720686, with the translated sequence MDVKYILYVVLLLNRNINTAYGSDINDTFKITDRVFSCSNWLSSLIDNICNNVYKIVKRDTSLMIEKMAPKDLQKSMYKQRLLTEEHWRRVRRQVASECCERACTVGNIIMYCPDDAKLLRENPDIFY